One Streptomyces sp. CG4 genomic window, GCTGGTCTACCGCCTGCTCCTGGCCCACACGACGCCGCCGTTCTCGATGACGGGCGCGGCGACGGCGCCGGTGCGCTGGCACGGCCAGTGGGCGGCCCTGCAGATCCTGCACACGATCACGCCGGTGGCGGCCGTGCTGGACTGGCTGCTGCTCACGCCCGCGGCCCGCCTGCACCTGCGCCAGGCGGCCGCCTGGCTCCTCTACCCCCTGGCCTACCTGGCCTTCTCCCTGGGCAGAGCGGCCTTCCTCGCCCCCTCGAACCCGGCCCGCTACCTCTACCCCTTCCTGGACGCGGCCGCCCACGGCTACCGCAGCACCCTGGCCAACGCCCTCCTCCTGGGCCTCGCGATCTACGCCCTGGCCGTCCTCCTGGTGGCCCTCGACCACACCCGCCCCACCCCGGGCCGCCGCCGCGTCTAAACCGGATTTCGTCTACAGCCACCGGTGGGCTAAAGTAAACGTCGTCGCCGCGAGAAGCAGCGACATCGGGGTGTAGCGCAGCTTGGCAGCGCGCTTCGTTCGGGACGAAGAGGTCGTGGGTTCAAATCCCGCCACCCCGACGCTGTAGTACCAGGTCAGGGGCCTGATCCGCTTAGCGGGTCGGGCCCCTGAGTGGTTCCTGGGGTCGTTTTGGGAGTCATTCGGGAGCCGAGTTCGGATCTGGCTCCCGGATACCGCTCCACAAGATCAGGCGCTGGCGGGCACGCGCTGCCCGGCAGAACGGCTTATCGCCTTCGTCAGGCTCAGCGAGCTGTGGCACGACGCAGTGGCGACCCCCGCCAGCCCAGCGCCCATGACCCGCCACAGTTCCGTAAGGAGGAGAGGAGCCACTCCGCGGCCCACGGCAGGATCGTGTACGAAAGGGTGGCGATGAGGATGGACGGAGGCCGGCTGTCGCGCTCCTCCGCGAACATGATCACGCAGTGCCATATGACGACCTACACAACGCGCTGAAGCGGACTGCGGACCGGCCTGGTGGGGACGTCCGCGACGTTGACGTGCCGCCTCTCCAGGATCTGGCGGGACAGTTCCGGGCCGCCGCCGGAACCAGTCCACGTAGCCGATCGGGTTACTGCGCTGCCACTTCCGGGGTACGACCGACGACGCACGGATGGCGGGTCGTGGGCGACGTGAGCGGCGTCCGCTAGGGGGTAGTGCCACGTCGAACCAGCCCCCCCCCCGGCCGCTCGGAACAGCCAGCGAGGCTCCCGAGCTACCTCACCTCTCCTGAGAGCACCACCGCCCGGTACGCCCTGGATATGTGGCTGCTGACGCGCTCCCTCGCACACTCTCAGAATTTCACCGAGACGACCGGTGTCATCAGCGGCCACACCCTAGTGGCGGCCGGAGTAGCCCTGTTCAGGTTGGCCACGCCCGCACCGCCGCTAGCCACGAGCGGTTAGCCAGGATCAGCCCCTCCAGTGAGTCAGATCCTGACTTTCCCTTCTCAACTTCCTTATTAACTCAGTAAGCTACTGAGTTATGGACTTCACAATTATCAAGCACGCGGTCGAAGTCGACCACGGCATCAAGCGCTTGTCCATGCACTTCATCAAGAAGCATGCTGCGCCGGAACGGGCGCGGCTCAGCTCGGAGTTGTGCACACAGATCAGCGAAGAGTTCGAGAGGATCGGGCTCTCCACCCTGCCGCGAACGCTGCCGACATCCGAGAACGAGTTCGTTTGGGTCATTCAACGCGACAGCGTCCTCGGCGAAGTTGCCGACGTCGCCGCCGCCCTCGCACATCTGGACAAGCTCGGGATGAGCCCCCTCCCCCAGGTGTTCGACAACTACCCGCGAGCCAAGAGCAACCTGAGCTGAAGCTACGTAGAAGCGACACGTCTGATTCCTTCCTGCCGCGTACATCAACGAGCGCATCTCCCGCATCCAGGGTGGTTTCGGGCTAAAAACGACTGCGCGCGCCTACGACTCGTCCGTACGGTGGTTCCAATGGGACTCGCCAGTCACACTGGTGACGCCTCGTCACCTGCCCACAGGGCACCGGCACTGTCAGGAGTTATAGATGAGCAACGCTGAAGAGATACGCGTGCCGCGTGAGGAACCCGTCTTCATCGTCGGCACCTCCGGACGGCTGCCACTTCGGACCATATGCGTGCTTGAGCTGACAGGAGCAGAGATTCCCAGGTACCGGCATAGATGGAATGCTCTTCTCGGCGACCGCCTCCACACCCCTACAGCAGGGCTTTTACCACATCCGAGCAGACTCGTCAAGGGCGAATATGGTCTCCGCGCGAGGGCCGCCAGCCCCAAAGCTGCGCAGACACTGGGTCACCAGTACGCCAGACAATTCACCGAGGCACTGGCCGAGTTCCCCAAGCCGCTCGTTGCCCACATGCCCAAGCGACACTCCCGGCAGGCCGATCAGGACGTGCTCGACTGGTTGTGCACTCGGCTCGCCGGACGACCCTCGGGGCTGGCCCTCATTCACACCAGCCGAGGGATTGCCTGGCACCGCCTCACGGCGGACGGCCCGGATCTTGAACCCCTGCCTCCGGAATCACCCGCCATGAGGGCTCTTCCCTGTCGTGCGACCGAGGTCGAGCTGTTCCTGACACCCGCAAAGCTCGGAGCTTACGCCGCTTATCAACACCGGTGCTACCCGCACATGAGCTGCAGGCCGACCTGGCTCCCGCCAGAGTTGTCCTGGGCAGATGAGGATATCTCGGGAGAACCCTTGGCATAACGACCCAGGCGGCGAGTTCAGTGCGACTCGCCGCCCTTCGTGATGACCGCCGCAGGCCACTTCGGACCACACATTGGAGATCTGCGCCCATGACCACCGACAAACCTGCTGCCCTTTCCATCGACGTCCCCTGGGGGACGGACACGATCCGGGTAACCAACATCTCGCCCCACCTCCCTGCCGACTCAACGGACAGCCATGTCGCGGCGGTGACCGCAGCGGGCCGGGCCAATCCGAGCACCTGGCTGCCGGACACTGCGTGGGGAGCCATAGCACGTGCAACAACTCGGCCCGAAGCATTGGCAGTTCAGCTTCGCCCGACGACGGATGAGCCCTTGGGCCTCCTGATGGTCGAGAACGTCGAAGGGGCGACGCTGCGGTCGGTTGTCACCCGTGTCCTGCTCAGCGAGCTGTTTCCCGGTCCCCAGCCTCGTACCGGCATGGAGGTCTCGGAGGTACCCGACCCGCAGGTGCACGGGATCACCCATGAGGGCCGTCCCGGTGCGATCGTGCAGTACCGCTACGAGAACCCCGCCCACCTGCGGAACCACCTGTGGCAGACCATCCACGCGACGCTATCGCTCAACAGCTACGCCACTTCCATCCTCACGCGCTCTGTCACCCGCAACCTGATCACCCATCCCGTCGAGATCGCCTTCGAGGACGGCGCGGAGCCGATCCACGTTCTCGTCGTCCGTGACGGCATCACCCGACTCGCCAGCGCCTGGGCGGTACTAGCCGGGCACGGTGCCGACCCCGCCGAGGTGGCCACCCTGGCTACCGATGCACTGCTCGGCAGCGCCTACGCGACAGGGACGGCTGCCGGGCCCGATCTCGGGCAGCGCCTGGCCGCCAGCCGAACTCGGTGGCGGCAGGAACTTCGGCAAGAGTTCCACGATGAGATGAAGGGGACGACGCCCGGGCTTCGGGCCGCTCAGATCGCCCAGTCCTACGTCGTTCCGGCGCAGATCGCCGTCGGTGTCGAGGGACACGAGGGCCGGGTGCTGTCTCCCGAGGACCTCTTTGATGACGCCATTCGTTCAGTACTGGCCTCGGTACACGTCGAGTTCAAGCAGTGGGACGCGGCGGCTCAGAACGTCGAGGTCATCACCCGGGCCCTGAAGCGGATCATCCAGCAGGGCGACCCGCGCTGGAACACGGCCGATCTCCAGGCGGTGTACGGCCTTGCCGTCGGCCGCATTCCCGTGGCCGAGCTGCCGCAGGTCTTCGGGGGCGATCCGGCACCACCCGGGACCGCCCTGTGGCGTGCCGTCTACCTGGTCAGCGCCCTGACACAGCCGGATCTCCTGGAGCTTCTCAAGGACCAAGCCAAGGCCATCAAGGGCGGCCAGCGTATGAGTATGAAGGGGTTCGGCGAGCTGCTCGGTCCGATCATCGACCTGCCCTGGCGTGCGAAGAAGAAGCTCGTCACCAAGCAGGCGCGAAACGCGTGGAACAACGGTGGTGTGCTGTCGAACGACGTCACCCAGGGCTGGACTCCACAGCCCACCGACGACTTCACCGAGCTGATCGCACCGGCGATGAACGGCGACGACGATGCCCGCCGCACCCTGGCTGTGGCCGGCGGTGTCGCCTTGATCGCCGACAAGCTGCTAACCAGGAACGTCGGCTCATCGCTGGGGGCCAAGAAGGAGAAGGGCGGCGTCCCTTTCCGATCGGACGTGAACAAGGTCATCGAGGGACTCTCACGGCCGACGAACGAACTCGGCCTGTGGACTCTCGCGCTGGCCGCCAACACGTTCCGCAGTGACGACCTCCCACAGAACTCCGTGCCCAGGCAGAGCCTGACCGGCAGGGAGTCGGCCACGTCCGCCGAGCCGCCGTACGTGTACTTCAAAGTCGACCTCGATGCCCCAGACCGCATCGCCCGCGACGCCAATGGCGTGCCGATGCCACTGTACGAGTGGGATGTCGTCGCGGCCTCGGCCCCGGAGCGCGCGGCGCAGGCCGTACCCCCGTCGACTGTCACCGGACCGGCGCCGGTGCAGGTTCCGGCGGCGCCCTCGGCGAACGGTGAGACGATGCTGGTAGACGGCGGCGTCTTCACCAGTGCCTCTTCCGACGAGGTGCCCGTCACCAGGGACCCGGTGACGGCGCTGTTCCAGGACGGCGCTGCTCAGGGCGCCGAGAATGCTCTGCCCGCCGTTTCCCTCCCGGCTCCCCGCACCGAAGACGCTCCGCCACCTCCCAGCCAGCGCGCCGCCGCGCACCGCAAGGCCCTCCACCTCGGGGTGCAGGGTGCCCGGGACGCCCTCGACCATCTGCACGCCCTGGAGCCGGAAGTCGGGCACCACACCCCAATCGTCCCGGTGGACCAGCTGGACGACCTGCACAAACTGCTGGTCGGCATCCTGACTGACGTGGAGAACCTGCGGCGCAGGACCGTGGAGAACCGTGCGCCAGAGGGGGACGACCCGGAATCCGATGAATCCCAGGAGACGATCCTGGACTGACCGGTAAGAGGTCGTTGTTCAAGTCCGGCACCCCGACAGTGACACCAGGTTGGGACCGGTGCTGTGAGATCACACCGGTCCTAACTTGCTGTAGACCCGTTTGAGAGCCACCGGAGCGCCGACTCAAGAGCACTTGAGAAGGCGCATCCCTCCCTTCGGCACTGACCCGTCATCGCTGCCGGCCGTGTGAATGGCTTTCGATCGTCACCTTGATGCGCACGCGCTTCTCACCGGACGACGGTCCGTCCATCTACGAGACTCAGTGGCTCGTTGACCAGTTCGCCGGTCGGGGACTTCGTCGCCTTCCACCTGGAACTCATGGCCCCCTCCGGAGAGACCCTCACGCATAGTTACAGGATGGTCACGAGATGGAATATGCGGTGATCGGGTGGCTGATCCCCAAGAAAATGTCACTCGACGTTTGCCGGAATTATCCGGCGCCCTGTGTGCTGGGGAGCATCAGGGGCGAGGGGGGAAATGATCACTTACCGTTTCAATCCGCCGCCGGGTTGGCCTGTGCCACCTGCGGGATGGATGCCGCCACCGGACTGGCGGCCCGACCCCTCGTGGCCCCCGATTCCGCCAGGATGGCAGCTGTGGGTCCCGGAGGCCGGATCCGCCCCCGACACCCTCGCCGTCGGCCCTGCCGCAGGAGCCTCTGCGGTGCCGGGCGCAGCCGCTCCCGGGAACGCTACAGCGGTGCCAGCGCCTCGGAAGGGCGGGCTGTTCGGTCGGCGTCGTGCGGATGCCGTGTCCGAGGTCGAAGAGCTGCGGGCCTGGATCGCAAGGACGCAGGGGCTGGATGCCGCGCGGGGCGCGGGCCTCGTACGGCAGGTCGAGGCGGAGGCCGCCGCACTGCGCGAGAAGGCGTCCGCCGAAGCCGTCGAGGAGGCCGAGGGGATCCTCAGGGACGCGCGCGAGACGGCGAAGGAGATCCTCGACGACGCGCGCCGGACGGCGAAGGAGACCGAGCGAGTGCGCAAGGAGGGCGAGCGTCACCGCAAGGACGTGTCAGACGCCGAGCGGCGGCTTGCCGAACTGCAGGTCCGGATCGTCAACGCCGACAAGACCGCCATGCTGCAGGAGGCTGGGATCTACTCCTACCGGCATGCGCTGCAGGACGCGATCGCCTACCGCAGTCGCCTCGACACGCTGCAGAACGAGATCAAGACGCTCGCCCGTGCGGGCCGCGCCGTACAGGCGGCCACGGACTGGACGGTCAACGGCTCCAAGCGCGAGGGCCAGAAGATGGTCCGCGACTTCTCCAAGCTCATGCTGCGCGCCTACAACGCCGAAGCCGACTACGCGGTGCGGTCCATGCGGCCGCACCGGCTGAGCTCGCTCGTCGACCGGCTCTACAAGAGCCGCGAAACGATCGCCCGGCTCGGTTCCACCATGCACATCTGGATCACCGACGAGTACCACAATGCGCGCGTAAGGGAGTTGGAGCTCACCGCCGACTTCCTGCATAAGAAGGAAGAGGAGAAGGAAGCCCAGCGCGAGGTACGCGCCCGGGAGCGTGAGGAGGCAGCGGTCCAGCGGGAACTCGACCGGCAGCGCGAGAAGCTGAACAAGGAACTCGGCCACTATCAGTCAGCACTTGACCGCCTGCGCGAGCGCGGTGACGAGGCGGGTGCGGCGGAGATGGAGGCCAAACTGGCCGAGATCGAGAATGCTCTGCAGGACGTCGAGTCCCGTGCGGCGAACGTCCGCGCCGGCTATGTGTACGTCATCTCGAACATCGGCGCCTTCGGCGATCGTATGGTGAAGATCGGCATGACGCGTAGGCTCGAACCTCTGGAGCGTGTCTACGAGTTGAGTGGCGCGGCTGTGCCCTTCCGTTTCGATGTGCACGCGCTGATCTTCAGCAAGGACGCGGTCGGCCTGGAGACGGAACTCCACCGACAGTTCGCCTCGCAGCGGGTCAACCAGGTCAACAGTCGGAAGGAGTTCTTCTACGCCACCCCGGCGGAGGTGCGCGACGCGCTGCAGCGGTTCGCCGGACAGCATCTGATCGAGTTCACCGAGGAACCCCAGGCGCTGGAATGGCGGGCCGGCAGGCGCATGGGCGAAGCCGGTGCGCCTGCCGTAGGCGCAGGAGGAGTTGCCGCCCGGACAGCGTGATGTGCGGCGAAGCATCACTACGATCACGGTCATGGATTGGCTAGAGCGTGCCGCGAACCTGAGGCAGTGGAGTCGGGACGGCGTGCGGGCGCCGCACAAGCCGTTGTTGCTGCTGTACGCGCTGGGCCGTTTTCAGGCGGATGCCGCGGATGAGTTGCCGTACAGCGCGGTGGAGTCGGATCTGAAGCAGCTGCTGGTGGAGTACGGTCCGCCACGCGGGACCACACCCGCCTATCCCTTCCACCATCTGGTCAGCGACGGGGTGTGGGAAGTGCGGACCGAGCACGGTGTCGGCAGCCCAGGCACCGGGGTGCGGGAACTACGGGCCAGCCGGGCCACTGGGCGGCTGGCGCCGGATCTTCAGGTGGCTCTCCGGCGGGAACCGTCGCTGTTGGGCCACATGGCAAGGGTGCTGCTGGATCTGCACTTCCCGGCGTCGCTGCACCAGGACCTGTGCGACGCGGTGGGCCTGGAACTGGAACTGGCGGAGACCGACGCTCTGGCAGCGCCCGAGAGACGGCAGCGAGACCGCCGGATGCGGGAGATGGTGCTGACCGCGTACGAGTACCAGTGCGCCTTCTGCGGCTACGACGGCATGATCGGCACAGCACCCGTCGGGTTGGAGGCAGCACACGTGCGCTGGTGGGCGTTCGACGGCCCGGACGACCTCGACAACGGACTGTGCCTGTGCTCGCTGCACCACAAACTCTTCGACAAGGGGGTCCTCGGCATAGGCGACGGCCACCGCGTCCTGGTCTCGCAGCAATTCATCGGCCGCAGCCACGCTGCCCGCGAGCATGTCACCGCACTCGCAGGCCGTCCGCTCATAGGCCCTCAACCCGGCATACCGCCCATCGCGGCAGCCCACCGCTCCTGGCACAGCAGCCAGGTCTTCCACGGCAGCCCACGCCCGACCGCCGCCTGACCCGGCGTTCAGCTCCGACCTCGTCGAGGCAGTGGAAGCCGGCGACCGGGAGCGCGCTGTCCGAGCGCTGGCGGCTGCGTGCGCTGCGGCACGCGAGACCGAACCCGCCTACAAGCTGTACGAGGTCAACCTCTCAGCGCAGTACGAGTCGTCGCCGATGTCTCTCGGGGCCATGGGCGAGTACCTGAGCGACTTCGAGACATGGTTGAGGGCGCCCAAGGCTGAGTGATCAGCCGGAGAGTGATCAGCGCAAGATACGTCTGACTCCCGGGCCACTGGCAACCGGGCCCGGCCCAGCTCAGCACCGACATGCTCCCCTCAGCCCCTGCTCACAGACCGCGACGCACAGTGCCTGGACATGGCCTGTCGCCGGCGGAAGTAGCCGAACCCGGTTCGTCGCCCGAGACCGAGCTGTTGCCTGGCGCGTGTCCGCGGCATTTTCGGCCACACCACGGCGGCAGCCGGATGCGCCGCGTAACCTCGCAGGCATGGAGGCACCCGCACCCGGCGCAGCGCAAAACGCCGCAACGCAGGATGTCCACAGCGAAGCTCGCCGGCGGCTGGACGCGTACACCTACCTCAGCGCGCCCGAGCGGCTGGAGCACCTGGCGATCATGCGGGTCTTCTGCGGGACC contains:
- a CDS encoding Pr6Pr family membrane protein — protein: MTAPIPRDIPELPAVPGPPLLLPAPVPATAVVGPLRRPAVAVFRLLTAVVAAAGVALELRLGAPARTLSYFSVQANILLAVVMVLSASRARRARRPLPSAVTGATLLYVLIAALVYRLLLAHTTPPFSMTGAATAPVRWHGQWAALQILHTITPVAAVLDWLLLTPAARLHLRQAAAWLLYPLAYLAFSLGRAAFLAPSNPARYLYPFLDAAAHGYRSTLANALLLGLAIYALAVLLVALDHTRPTPGRRRV
- a CDS encoding DUF4041 domain-containing protein yields the protein MSEVEELRAWIARTQGLDAARGAGLVRQVEAEAAALREKASAEAVEEAEGILRDARETAKEILDDARRTAKETERVRKEGERHRKDVSDAERRLAELQVRIVNADKTAMLQEAGIYSYRHALQDAIAYRSRLDTLQNEIKTLARAGRAVQAATDWTVNGSKREGQKMVRDFSKLMLRAYNAEADYAVRSMRPHRLSSLVDRLYKSRETIARLGSTMHIWITDEYHNARVRELELTADFLHKKEEEKEAQREVRAREREEAAVQRELDRQREKLNKELGHYQSALDRLRERGDEAGAAEMEAKLAEIENALQDVESRAANVRAGYVYVISNIGAFGDRMVKIGMTRRLEPLERVYELSGAAVPFRFDVHALIFSKDAVGLETELHRQFASQRVNQVNSRKEFFYATPAEVRDALQRFAGQHLIEFTEEPQALEWRAGRRMGEAGAPAVGAGGVAARTA
- a CDS encoding phosphorothioated DNA-binding restriction endonuclease encodes the protein MDWLERAANLRQWSRDGVRAPHKPLLLLYALGRFQADAADELPYSAVESDLKQLLVEYGPPRGTTPAYPFHHLVSDGVWEVRTEHGVGSPGTGVRELRASRATGRLAPDLQVALRREPSLLGHMARVLLDLHFPASLHQDLCDAVGLELELAETDALAAPERRQRDRRMREMVLTAYEYQCAFCGYDGMIGTAPVGLEAAHVRWWAFDGPDDLDNGLCLCSLHHKLFDKGVLGIGDGHRVLVSQQFIGRSHAAREHVTALAGRPLIGPQPGIPPIAAAHRSWHSSQVFHGSPRPTAA